The genomic DNA CAGCGCCGCGGACAGCGGCGCGGGGTGGCCCCCGGCGAGCCGGACGACGGCGGGGCAGGCGCCGGTCCCGACGACGGCGAGGGCCGCGCGGGTGCGCTCCACCTCGCACGCGGCGGCGGACAGCAGCTCGCGGGCGGCCTGCGGGGTCGTGCCGAGGACGGCGGCCACCTCGGGGGCGTCCAGTTGGTGCCGTACCGCGAGCTCCAGGGCCTCGCGCTGCTCCGGCGTGGTGCCGGCCGCCTCGGGCCAGGCGAGGAGGGCGAGCTCGCCGCGGCGCTGCCCGGCGGTCTCCTCACCGGCGCCGGGGGGCTCGGGGGCGGTCCGCCGCGGGGGCGTGCCGTACCGGGCGCGCCGCCGACGGGCCAGCTCGCGCAGGCAGGACCAGCGGGCGAGCGCGTAGAGCCACGCCCTGCGCAGTGACGGGTCCTCGGGGCGGCGTCCGTGCCGGCGCTCCGCGACGGCCAGGACCTCGCCGAGGACGGCGGTGGCCGCGTCGTGGTCGCACAGCACGGAGAGGCAGTAGGTGAAGAGGCCGTCGAGGTGCGCCTCGTGGGGGGCGGGCGGGCGCCGCGAGGCCGCCCGCCCGTCCCGGGGCGCACGGCGCCGTGCCCGGTGCGCCCCGGGGGTGTCCGTAGGGTTCTCCAGCCTGCTGCTCGTCACCCGGCGACCGTAGGCGCCCCGAGGCACACTCTTCGCACCCCTTCGGCACTTTTAAGCCTTACGGGTGAACGTATCCCTCGAAAGGGGACAGAGCGATTTGCCAACGTCCCCCGGCGGTTCTAAGGAGCGCCCGCTCCGGCGGAGGGTGGCCGCGGTACCGCCCGGGACCCGTGCGCCGGGAGGGGCGCGGGGGCCGGGGGAGGCGCGGGGCCGGAGGAGGCGCACGCGCCGAAGGGGACGCACGGGTCCGCTCCGGCCGGCGGCGGGGAGGGCGCCGCGGCCCGCCGGCGCCCGGGCGTCGGACGGGGCCGCGGGGGTGCGCGCCCTCCGGCCGCGCGGCGACGGGCGGCGGCCCGCCTTGTCGGTGGCGGCGGCTACGGTGTGTCGCATGGCTGCCCGTACGAGACCCGCCAAGGACCGTCCGTCCTACCGCTGCACCGAATGCGGCTGGACGACCGCCAAATGGCTCGGTCGCTGCCCCGAGTGCCAGGCGTGGGGGACGGTGGAGGAGTACGGCGGCGCACCCGCCGTCCGGACGACGGCGGCCGGCCGGGTGTCGACGGCGGCGGTGCCGATCGGCCAGGTCGACGGGCGGCAGGCCACCGCCCGCTCGACGGGCGTGGACGAGTTGGACCGGGTGCTGGGCGGGGGGCTCGTGCCCGGCGCGGTCGTCCTGCTCGCGGGCGAGCCCGGCGTCGGCAAGTCGACGCTGCTGCTGGACGTGGCGGCGAAGGCGGCGAGCGCGGATCACCCGACGCTGTACGTGACGGGCGAGGAGTCGGCGAGCCAGGTGCGGTTGCGGGCCGACCGGATCGGCGCGCTCCACGACCACCTGTACCTGGCGGCGGAGACGGACCTGTCGGCGGTGCTGGGCCACCTGGACGCGGTGAAGCCGTCGCTGCTGGTCCTCGACTCCGTCCAGACGGTGGCCTCGCCGGAGATCGACGGGGCGCCCGGCGGCATGGCGCAGGTGCGGGAGGTGGCCGGGGCGCTGATCCGGGCGTCCAAGGAACGGGGCATGGCCACCCTCCTGGTCGGCCACGTCACCAAGGACGGCGCCATCGCGGGGCCGCGGCTGCTGGAGCACCTGGTGGACGTGGTGCTGCACTTCGAGGGCGACCGGCACGCCCGGCTGCGGCTCGTGCGGGGCGTGAAGAACCGGTACGGCGCGACCGACGAGGTGGGCTGCTTCGAGCTGCACGACGAGGGCATCACGGGCCTGGCCGATCCGAGCGGGCTGTTCCTGACGCGGCGTGCCGAGCCCGTGCCGGGCACCTGTCTGACGGTCACGCTGGAGGGGCGGCGGCCGCTGGTGGCGGAGGTGCAGGCGCTGACGGTGGACTCCCAGATCCCGTCGCCGCGGCGCACGACGTCGGGCCTGGAGACGTCCCGCGTGTCGATGATGCTGGCGGTGCTGGAGCAGCGGGGGCGGATCAGCGCGCTCGGCAAGCGCGACATCTACAGCGCGACGGTGGGCGGCGTGCGGCTGTCCGAGCCCGCGGCGGACCTGGCGATCGCGCTGGCTCTGGCGTCGGCGGCGTCCGACACGCCGCTGCCGAAGAACCTGGTGGCGATCGGGGAGGTGGGCCTCGCCGGGGAGGTGCGGCGGGTGACGGGCGTGCAGCGGCGGCTCTCCGAGGCGCACCGGCTGGGCTTCACGCACGCGCTGGTGCCGGGGGATCCGGGGAAGGTCCCCGCGGGGATGCGGGTGCTGGAGGTCGCGGACATGGGCGAAGCCCTCCGGGTCCTCCCCCGTACCCGCCGGCCGTCCGCCCCGGCCGCGGAGTAGGCCGCCGGCCGCCCGGCCCGGACCACGGGCGGGCGGGGGGCGGGCGACGGGCGGGGGATTTGTCGGCGGAGCCCCTGGTGCGGTGGGGGTCGCTAG from Streptomyces sp. MRC013 includes the following:
- the radA gene encoding DNA repair protein RadA encodes the protein MAARTRPAKDRPSYRCTECGWTTAKWLGRCPECQAWGTVEEYGGAPAVRTTAAGRVSTAAVPIGQVDGRQATARSTGVDELDRVLGGGLVPGAVVLLAGEPGVGKSTLLLDVAAKAASADHPTLYVTGEESASQVRLRADRIGALHDHLYLAAETDLSAVLGHLDAVKPSLLVLDSVQTVASPEIDGAPGGMAQVREVAGALIRASKERGMATLLVGHVTKDGAIAGPRLLEHLVDVVLHFEGDRHARLRLVRGVKNRYGATDEVGCFELHDEGITGLADPSGLFLTRRAEPVPGTCLTVTLEGRRPLVAEVQALTVDSQIPSPRRTTSGLETSRVSMMLAVLEQRGRISALGKRDIYSATVGGVRLSEPAADLAIALALASAASDTPLPKNLVAIGEVGLAGEVRRVTGVQRRLSEAHRLGFTHALVPGDPGKVPAGMRVLEVADMGEALRVLPRTRRPSAPAAE